A stretch of DNA from Ranitomeya variabilis isolate aRanVar5 chromosome 1, aRanVar5.hap1, whole genome shotgun sequence:
gaacccaaacccctccttcctacaccaattcttgagccacttattaacctccctaatctcccgttgcctctctggcgtggcacgtggtacaggcagtatttcggaaaataccacgttggaggtccttgctttcagcttgcagcctaattccctgaaatcatctttaaggaccttccacctacctctaactttgtcatttgtgccaatgtgcaccatgaccgctgggtcctcaccagcccctcccaataacctgtcaacccgatcagcgatgtgtcggactcgagcgccaggtaggcagcacaccgtccgacgattcctgtctttgtgacagattgccctatctgtacccctgataattgagtcccccactaccagcacctgtctggcctgccctgctctcctatttccctccttactggagcagtcactcctccggctttcagaggacatgtctggctgcagcagtgctacccctgtactggcacccccctcatctgccaacttagcaaatttattggggtgtaccagatcaggactagcctccctggcactcttccctctaccccgccttctatctgtcacccagctaactgcctcactgtcctgcagctccatcctaccatcccccccctcacctatcccattgagcgtctgctcagtgagcagaagactcctctccatattgtctatggatctcagtgttgccagctgcacatttagatccagaatctgggcttccaaatgcacaatgtgctcacatctcgcacagcagtatgcaccctcgaccggccgatcaaggactgcatacatgtggcaagatgtgcactggatggcattaacaatagtggagcacatttcctaatggggattgcaccacacaaacgttaattaaaaataaatacaaagtattaaaaaaaaaacaaaaaaaaacacaacaacagcaaaaaaaaaaaaaaaaaaaacagacagcaattcctcccttggaaactccctgattccaaagtcactggatcacaagtcacacttaccgccgtccacacttacgctcaggtcacactcagctcgctcacactcgctatgctgaagattttatagatttttttttctctatttcccttcaacaacaagccaccttgctgttcaaatgcactttcaacaaATAAAGCATTAACGTAGTTATAGACAGGTATATATCAGAAAAGATATATAACAAATATGATGGTATGTATATATTAAGAATAAGTGAACCCATATACAGTGCCATGcttaagtattcggccccctggatcttttcaaccttttcccacatatcatgcttaaaacataaaaaagataccaaatgtaaatttatggtgaagaaacaacaacaagtggaacacaattgtgaagttgaacaaaatgtattgattACTTAAAATTTTTGTCGAAATTCAAAAACtgtaaagtggggcgtgcaatattattcggccccattactttcagtgcagcaaactcactccagattccaaagttcattgtggatctctgaatgatccaatgttgtcctaaatgcctaatgatgataaatataatccacctgtgtgtaatcaagtctccgtataatgcacctgctctgtgatagtctcagggttctgtttgaagcacagagagcatcatgaagaccaagaacactacaggcaggtccgtgatactgttgtggagaagtttaaagccggatttggatacaaaatgatttccaaaactttaaacatcccaaggagcactgtgcaagcgatcatattgaaatggaaggagtatcataccactgcaaatctaccaagaccaggctgtccctctaaactttcagctcaaacaaggagaagactgatcagagatgcagccaagaggcccatgaacactctggatgaactgcagagatctatagctgaggtgggacaggcTGTCcagaggacaacaatcagtcgtacactgcacaaatctgtcctttatggaagagtggcaagaagaaagccatttctcaaagatatccaaaaAAAGTGTCCTTTAaactttgcaacaagccacctgggagacacaccaaacatgtggaagaaggtgctctggtcagatgaaaccaaaatcgaactttttggcaacaaggccaaacgatatgtttggcgtaaaggcaacacagctcatcaccctgaacacaccattcccactgtcaaacatgatggtggcagcatcatggtttgggcctgcttttcttcagaagggacagggaagatggttaaaattgatgggaagatggatggagccaaatacagaaccattcttgaagaaaacctgttggagtctgcaaaagacctgagactgggatggagatttgtcttcccacaagacaatgatcccaaacataaagcaaaatctacaatggaatggatcacaaataaacgtatccaggtgttagaatggccaagtcaaaatccagacctcaatccaatcgagaatctgtggaaagagctgaaaactgctgttcacaaacgatctccaccaaacctcactgagctcgagctgtttgccaaggaagaatgggcaagaatttcagactCTCGAAatataaaactgatagagacataccccaagtgacttgcagctgtaatcgcagcaaaaggtgacgcaacaaagtattaagttaaaggggccgaataataatgcccctcttttcagtttttgaatttccacaaaaattttaaataaccaatacatttcgtttaacttcacaattgtgttccacttgttgttgattctttaccaaaaatttacatttggtatctttaggtttgaagcatgatatgtgggaaaaaggttgaaaagttccagggggctgaatactttcacaaggcactgtatagtaCCTCACAACATAACCACCCAACTAATGGCCTAAGATACATTCTGATCATCAGGGGACTCAGAGCACAGCAGTTGATAAAATATTTACATGGGTATATTACCTGTGGTCATGTTGTAATGGAGGTGGAAGTAAAGAGCAACCTCGAAGCGCGTTTCACCGCTAAGGAGTTGCGGCTTCATCAGGAGGTGACTGGATCCCAGTACCTTTATCTTTGTCGCTCTATAGGCTGTACGTGtagtgtgtaatgtctgtgtctcaaTGTGCAGGCACACGGTATGTCATACCtcttctcctgggcaggggaggaagtaaaagagtatacagacattatagcaggggatcacagctgattcttactgtaaagtaaaacatttccctgcccgtttttaaacaatgttttacttcaaagaaagaattattTGAAATCTTGTGCTGTAATGTTTGTATACCCTCTTCCCCTCCCCTGTCCAGAAGctttggtatgatcagaccatgttcctgtatggtcacacAACACagccagggacacatttataagaataCCTCAGCACAGGAAAAatgtatttaaacacatccaattgtgtaaattattattattccaagatctgttaatTAAAATGAACTTGTATGTGGGACAAACCCTTAAAGGATATAGAGTGCAATTATTGTTATATATTTTGCAGCTTAGGTCCTGTTATGATATAGGTACACTGTTCTTTTATTTACTGGGTAACCATTGTCCTGTGACcatatgtaccatatatactcgtgtataagccaaatttttcagcacatttttgtgctgaaaacgcccccattggcttatacacgagtcattgtcacagAAAACGGCGGGAGAGGGGGAGCAGCGGAGcaacgggtcacaggaggcaggagcctgtggctgcggctaaagcctgtgcccgctgctaaagaaaaatgaatattcactgcactggcaatgaatattaatttctcttatagcgcgcacagttacagcagctgccgggctatcaCGGGTGCCTGCTCATTAAGGTTATGAATGTTCACCTCTCTCCACTTCAATAGGCGTGGATAGAGGTGAATAATCATTCCCTTAATGAGCGGTGAAACATGATCGCTCGGCCGCAGATGGTGCTAGCACTGGAACAAAATGCTGTGAGGGTGCACAGTGAAGGTAAGTAGGAtgatgttttgggttttttatgcttttctcataggGGCCACGCagataaggatggggataaggagccaaacagacaaggatagggataaggaaacatgcagacaaggatggggatgaggggacaatttaTACCCagcatatactcgagtcattaagttttccaaggGGTGGTCCACGACACAGCAGAGCTAGGGCGGGGGTGGTCTGGCGCACAACAGAGCTAGTGGGGGAGGGGGTCCGGCACACACCAGGATCTAGGATGGAGGTAGTCTGGGACATAGAGCTAGGGCATAAGGGGTCCGGCACACACCCGAGCTAGGGTGGAGGTAATCGAGGACACAGCAGAGCTAGGGGTGGGGTTGGTCCGGCACACAGCAGAGTTAGGGCTGAGGTCGTCTGACACACAACATTAGTTCTCTGGTGCAAAGAAGAACAGTGGAAAGTACTGCGGAGGGATGTAGCAACCCGACATGAAGAACTGGGGACTGAATACTGTAATAGGTCAGGGAGATGTGGCGCAGGGTGGCTAGTTTGTTTCTGAGTTAGGGATGACCAGTGAACAAACTAAAGAAATGGGAAAAATTTActgaaaaataaaaacctcaaaatcACTTTTACAAAAAAAGTTTTGTATACCATCCTCACAAACATTTGCAAATATCCCATAATACACCATACACTGAGCACTGCAGTCCTACAGTGGTTCGGAGGATACAAGTACCTGTTATATTGTGAATGTTTGTTAAAGTTCTTGCCGAGGAAATCCTTATAAAAATAAGCCATCACTTCTGCATCCAGTGTCCTTTTCCGACCTGTGAAGGGCAGAGAAGATGTTTGGCACATATGGCACATTGGCCGAGTATTAATCATTACGATGAGACAGCGATGTGCGGCGAGTCATTAGACTTATGTCCAGGATGGAGATAAACACATTCCTGTTGCCTTGAATCAGCAATTTCCAACCAGTGCAACCACAGGTGGGGTaaaactgcaaatcccagcatgcgaaAAGGGGCTGTATTGCAACTGTTGGGAGAAATACCATGTACTTATAGTAGTGACATTGTCCTCTGTATACATAGAAGGGTTGTACACCAGGATGGATGTCTAATCTCTGGGGACCAGACAGCCTGGTGACTCCTGCAATCTATAGAACCACTGGGGGGGGTACCAAGCCAGACATGGGACATACTGTCACAACACAGTTGTCGGGTGACTCAGgaccaggggttccttccctgtccctaacactagggggagcctagctcgccctgctccctgggatacttcagatggggAAGATGCCGGGGTCTCCACCCTTGCCTTGTCTCCTGAGTTagtcctccatctgttctcttccccaacccagggaagaggggggtcactactgtgcaccgtagaacaccaacccgacaaacaaggcaacacaaacaagggttaaaagaaaactccaggcatacaaaatattcactcacatataacagaggaatgcaccgggctgTGAAGGTAGAGGAATGaacaaaaacagagaaggataaggtaTTACCAcacgtacaaaccaagcaacagtcactaataactccttcaactctcctacTCATACGAACTCCTTTCCCTCCGTTTCCAATGtagcaataaagctagctctgacaaggattagtatcagagcccagattataaaaggaaaaggagtggctaaccgagctcagctctcagcacagggatttccaacatggtcgATTAACTCCTGTTCTGCTAGAGGGAATAAACATTTAaattgaaggagaagtgcttcttgtcAGCGccgaagtaggagcaatcagacgctgtggtattctggctccacactgtcgctgtAACCCGTGACACATACATAATTTACTGGCGGGGATTATAGTCCGTTTTGCGATTGGGGAGAAAAAAAGGATAAAGTTTTCATGACACAGAAATGGGTCCCAATCAATTATAATACCCAAAATGGGAGACCACCCAGGGCATAATAAGGACAGTCACAAGACCCAGACTTATCCACAACCCTAAAACTGGAAGACGTACAGTCTGAAGCATCTCCCAGGAAGTCTCACCTTCCTCATCTCTCTGCCCCAAACCCAAGGCATGAAGTTTTGAGATGATAAATTCTTCTTTTTCCTAAAAAGAAAGAAATACATTCAATAATGATGATGGGGTTACAGCCTGCAGAATAGTCAGGCCATTACTCTACTAGCAAGAACTGAACtacacagtcatggccgaaagtgttggcaacttgaaattgttccagaaaatgaagtatttctcccacaaaattattgcagttacgcatgtggttatacatatgtttatttcctttgtgtgtattggaacagaaaaaaaaagaaaaaggaaaattggacatcatttcacacaaagccgccaaaatgggtcagacaaaattgttggcatctttccaaaattgtaagtaaacaactttgtttcaagcgtgTGATGATCTTTCGCACTCATCTGTGGTAACAGATGTCAgcgatatgaaaatcacacctgaaactagataaaaaggggagacgttgactgcaatctttgcattgtgtgccacactaagcatggagaacagagagaAGAAATGTCTGAGGACCCGACAACCAACATTGTTGTAAAATATCACCAATGTCCTggttacaaatccatctccagagatcttgaggttcctttgtccatggtgcacaacataatcaagaagtttacaacccatggcacagtagctaatcttcctggatgtggatggcagagaaaaattaaacaaaaattgcAACcccggatagtccggatggtggattttTTAGCACAATTTATAGGGTGCCaatactttcagccatgactgtaggtAAAATCCAGACTGGCAAGTGTCTATGTCGGGTCCACACAGCCACAATACAAGTTACGTGCCCAAAGCACCATACAGGTGAATGCATAAATTAAATATTAAAAATGAACCCATTTCTTAGATAAAGCATTGTAGCTGTAAGTACTGTAGGGCTTGCAAAGACTGCTCTGAAACTGGGCAGATTACTAGATCCGCCCAGCTTCagtggctctgtgcttctctgaTGCTGCGGAGACAAAGCTGCCTCTGCTTACAGTGTGATAGAGCGTTGATTCTGGAGCGTCTCACCATACAGCAAGCAGGGGCAGAGGACCGATGCACCCCTGAATACAACATGAGAATAAACCTTTAATTGCCATCACTGGGTATGTAGATATTTTGAGATTGAATGTGCAGCTGCAGGGTAGACACTATATGCGATATAGGCCACTCTGCTTGACTTGACATGTCCATAATAAGCCCTGCAAATCCCAGTACAGGCCTAATTACCGTATATGGATAAAGTGCATATAACAAGCAACGAATGCAAGTAGTAGCATCTTCTGGCTGAAATAGCAAACTATGCTAGCCCTTTAACATGACTGTCACAAAGAGGAGTTATACCTTAAGGAAAGTCAGATTTTGGTTTGCCCAAAACTTTTGATTCCAATCTTCTGTTTCCTGACGCAGTTCCCGAAGTTTTCTTTCCAAAGGAGACTCGTCTGCCGGAACAAAGTATTTTATAGGTCGAAGATTGGAATATCTATCGGGAGGACCAATCCAGTCATACTTTGAGTCCACAGGTGGGCAGAAGCTGGTAGCCtacatagattaaaaaaaaataaaaaatacgtaTAAcctaagttaaaaaaaataaaataaaaatatggcaAAAATATAATATGGCTGTTCATCCTAAGAGGCTTTTTATTAACGTTACTAGTATATTTGTATATACTTTTCCTTCAGGTCCAGTAGATGCATTACTGTACAGCAGTAGTGCCGCCAGCTGGAGAACTCGTGCTATAACAATCAgcatgaataaaaaaaatatatattaccccACCAATCCTTCATTCTGAGGATTGGTGGGGTCTCAGATGTTGGACAGCCTCCAATTACAACCTGATGGCTTATCACCATATAAAATGGGAAAAACACTTTAATCATACATGTTAAGCTTCTCTAACCCCCTATTAAACttgtaaggctgagttcacactggCGACTGCAGTTTCATTACAAAAAAAGAACAAAACTCAATGATGAGACGGATCTGACTTAAGACGGCCTGTAATGAAGCCCGACATACCCAGTAGGGCTGGAAGCTCCCCTACACAGACAGGCAGACAGGTTTGGTGCTGCTGGGGCCACCTTTTTTGTGGTGGCCTGTCTGCAGCTTTCTTTTTACTACATTGATAAATAAATGTGGTATGCAGAGACAATAGCCAGTAGGAGGGTAAAAAAGGTGCTTATGGAGCTATACAGACACaaaagggagagacctgtcaaccaAGGGAAGAGGAGAGGAGCAGGGACTGGTCTTTTTGACTAGTCATTCGAGCAATATGGTCCCCAGATGGTTTAACATACATTGTAGGTTGTTTCCTTAGTGCAAAAACTGGATTTTCCAAAGGGTATTCGTTTACAGAAAATTTGCTGCATTTTTACAACGCCAGCGAAGAGAATGAGATTTTGAGAAATTTCATGCACATGCTGCGAAATATCGCACTGTAAAGTTGACAGGACCTGAAGGATAGAGGTCTTGTCATGGGTTTACGGCGACAGAGGGGGCCAGAAGACCACTGTTtctgatttcacgtactcctgcattgattagaagcacttcatcgtATTAAACAGTGAAGGTTTCTGCTAGTAGCgcggggttaatctgttcagttgggaGCTCCTGTAGCTTTCCTGCTTTgctggtctcagctgttcagtgttggccactcccttcTACATACTCACCTCTGGCAATCAGGGATTGTCAGTGTTAGTTTTATACTGCCGGGTTCTGGAGTTGTTGATTGTTTGAGGAGGCATTTGGAGAGTTGGTTCAGAAGACTGATGCTAGGTGATTTGTCTATGTGCATTTCCTCATGCTCtcctttttgttttttccttcctttactcCCCGGTGTTCCACTCtgctgtttgtgagtgcatatttgaatgcaatattgccttgcgctggcgtgtactccggaggacagagaatgaacttcaatccaatattgcggccagcatgcagccagcgggtaaggaaagggtgaatcaaacacctgaaaaccccgcccatatgacccaaaactggtcccgccaaattcaggtgacaggttccctttaaggtctcaaGAATGAGCACACACGCATCCAATAAGCTCATTCTCATATTTTGATTGGGATATAGAAAGATTTTCAGTGGGAAGTTAATATCAATTATGGTAGTATAGATGAAAATGTTCCACGTTTTCATGAAAAAGTTTGATTAGTCTGTAGCGCAAAGCAGGCCACAATATTCTCTGGCTTGTGATGGGTCATCGAAGATCATAGCTATATCAATGTTCACTCTTAGGCGAGCTGTGTAGAGTAGCTGGAATATGTGCATAAAGTGGAGAATGCTTTTCTTTTGGGGAGACAGATTGAAACATCTTGGAAGATGAGGATTCATTGATTGTACTTTTAATTGTCCCCTTAACATCTGATCTTTTGGTTGAAACTGGAAGAAGCAAGCTATTACatggtgattatatatatatatatatatatatatatatatatatatatatatatatatatatatatatatatatatatatacacacacacacacacactcactggccactttattaggtacacctgtccaacttcttgttaacacttaatttctaatcagccaatcacatggcggcaactcagtgcatttaggcatgtagatatggtcaagacaatctcctgcagttcaaaccgagcatcagtatggggaagaaaggtgatttgagtgcctttgaacgtggcatggttgttggtgccagaagggctggtctgagtatttcagaaaagccggattactcaccggtaatgcccttttaatgagccacgacagcacccactttgagagagggacccgcccataggaacaggaaacctacagagataaaagggcggcccccctctcctcctcagttgtttTTCAGAGTACAAGAGGAACCGCCATTGTTAAATTAGTATACATTCTTAAttattagtacattttattatatCTATAATCACCCATGAGAATATTTTGTATTAATAACTATACATATCTACAAGGGTGGGAAGtgacagggtgctgtcgtggctcattaaaagggcattaccggtgagtaatccggctttttacccttcgccacgacagcacccactttgagagactttcagagaccctTCACCTGGGTGGGATTACCGTACTAAGGACGGCTCTCCCGAATGCCAAGTCAGAAGCGGAAGACAGATCAAGCCTATAGTGTCTATAGAAAGTTGAAggcgacgaccaggttgcggccttacatatgagctcgATGGGAATGTCTTTATTCTCCGCCCACGAGGATGATACGGCTCGAGCTGAATGCGCCTTTACTCCCTCTGGAGGACTTTCGCCTTTTGACAAGTATGCAAGAtggatagcctctctgatccaccgggacaaGGTAGCTTTCGTGACTCCATGGCCTTTTCGATGACCCTGAAAagacacaaacagagccctactctgtctgcaAGAGCGGGTTCTGTCTATGTAGCCCAGGACTGCTCTTTTAACATCAAGCATatgtagtttttcctcctctgaatTTGCTGGATTATCATAAAAGGAAGGTAGAAAAATCTCTTGGGCTCTATGGTATTTtgtagctaccttagggaggtatgaaggATCAGGTTTGAGAACTATCCTATCCTGATATGTTATTAGGAATGGAGGGTCTATAGAGAGGGCCTGGATGTCACCCACTCTTCTGGCAGAAGTTAAGGCTATCAGTAAAGCTACCTTGTATGTGATGTTTTTAAGAGGGATAGAATATAAAGGTTCAAAGGGAGGACCAGATAAGGAGTCTAGGACTAGATTCAGGTCCCAGGGTGGCAGGCGTGGAACATGAACCGGTGTACACCTCTCGCATGCCCTAATAAATCTAGTTACCCATCTATTACTAGCAATGTTAGCACTATAGAGGGCTCCCAGGGCAGACACTTGAACTCTCAGAGTATTAACTGATAACCCCATCTCACGACCTTTCTGCAAAAATTCAAGGATTGGTTTAATAGGAACCTTAGAGAAGGGTTTTGTATAGAAGTTGAGGAATTTTCTCCATACTCTGCTATAGATTAgagttgtagatttttttctgcTCAACAGTAATGTATTGATTAGTTCTTGAGAAAACCCTCTTAAAGTTagtatctgcctctcaagttccacgccgtgagGTGGAGGCCCTTTACTTGTGGATGGTAGAATGGACCCTGAAAGAGTAGGTCTGTAGTCACTGGCAGAATCCACGGATCGCAAACTGACATCGCTCGAAGACAGGAGAACCAAggcctctttggccaaaatggagctatcagaATCACCTTTGATCTTTCTTCTCTTATTTTCTTGATCACCAAAGGAATTAGCATCATTGGTGGGAAGGCGTAGGCTAGATCGTAATTCCATGGATACTGGAGCGAGTCTACTAGATCTGGACGATCTGCCACATTCAGGGATGCAAACATTGGTACTTGCCTGTTGCTCCTGGTCGCAAATAAATCTATCTGCGGAAGACCCCAAATGTCCACTATGTTTTTGAATATGCGAGGATTGAGGGTCCATTCTCCCTGGCGGAGcgtgtggcgacttagaaagtcggcccttGAGTTTTCTATACCTCTGATGTGGACCGCCGTGAGAGATAGAAAATTGGGTTCTGCTAGATCGAAGATGTCTGCCGCTGAACACATGAGACTTTCCGATCGCGTTCCGCCTTGCCGATTTAAATACGCGACGACAGTTGTGTTGTCCGACCGGATCTTGACATGAGAACCTCGAAGCTGAGGAAGGAAAGAATTTAAAGCATAATATACTGcatttaactccttccaattggaagACTGCTGAGTCTCTAAAGGAGTCCAGCAACCCTGGGCTATATTTTGACCCAGATGGGCTCCCCACCCCTCTGGGCCTGCGTCAGTAGTAAGTATTTTAGGGGACCTAAATGCCCATGAGACTCCTCTGGACAAATGGACTTTATTTAACCACCAACGAAGTGAATGAAGTACGTCTTCAGATAAGGTGATTTTTGAATTTAGATGTTCCTGGAAATGAGACTGA
This window harbors:
- the COA8 gene encoding cytochrome c oxidase assembly factor 8 isoform X1 is translated as MAASCARVPLLRPQLAQLQFSRTLRSRDADTRAVIAKATSFCPPVDSKYDWIGPPDRYSNLRPIKYFVPADESPLERKLRELRQETEDWNQKFWANQNLTFLKEKEEFIISKLHALGLGQRDEEGRKRTLDAEVMAYFYKDFLGKNFNKHSQYNREWYKRNFTITFLMGQVTLQRALKKIRWK
- the COA8 gene encoding cytochrome c oxidase assembly factor 8 isoform X2 gives rise to the protein MAASCARVPLLRPQLAQLQFSRTLRSRDADTRAATSFCPPVDSKYDWIGPPDRYSNLRPIKYFVPADESPLERKLRELRQETEDWNQKFWANQNLTFLKEKEEFIISKLHALGLGQRDEEGRKRTLDAEVMAYFYKDFLGKNFNKHSQYNREWYKRNFTITFLMGQVTLQRALKKIRWK